The Prosthecochloris marina DNA window TCATGACGGACGCGACTGGGAGTTTGCCAAAAAATTCGGTCTCCCGATCATCGAGGTCATCAAAAGCCCCCACGACGTCCAGGAAGCGGTTTTCGAAGAAAAAGGCAGTGTCTGCGTCAACTCTTCGAACGACGAAATCAGTCTCGACGACCTGACCTTCGAAAACGCTTTCGATGTCATGGCCGATTGGCTCGAAAAAAAAGTAAAGGGAAAAAGAACGGTCAACTACAAACTCCGTGACTGGATCTTCAGCCGGCAACGGTACTGGGGTGAACCAATACCGGTCAAACACTATGAAGATGGCGCACTGCGCCCTGAAACCGATCTTCCGCTCACCTTGCCCGACGTACAAGCTTATCAGCCGACAACAACCGGGGAATCACCCCTCGCCAATATTTCCGAATGGCTCCACGGAACCGATGAACACGGCACATTCAGACGTGAAACCAACACCATGCCGCAATGGGCTGGCAGTTGCTGGTACTATCTGCGTTTCATCGATCCCAGAAACACCAAAGCCCTGGTCGACCGGAAAAAAGAACAGTACTGGATGAACGTGGACCTTTATGTAGGCGGTGCGGAGCATGCCGTATTGCACCTCCTCTACGCCCGATTCTGGCACAAGGTGCTCTATGATCTCGGAGTGGTTTCGACCAAAGAGCCGTTCCAAAAACTGTTCAATCAGGGCATGATTCTCGGCGAAGACAATGAAAAGATGTCCAAATCCCGAGGCAACGTCATTCCGGCCGACCACGTCCTGAGCGCATACGGTGCAGACGCGATACGCCTTTATGAGATGTTTCTCGGACCGCTTGAACAGGTTAAACCCTGGAACACTCATGGTATCGAAGGTGTAAGCCGTTTTCTCGCAAGAGTATGGCGCTTGGTCTTTCCAGAACCGGAAAGCCCTGTCAGCATAACTGACACTCCCCTTTCGCAAAACCTTGTGAGAACTATGCACAAGACAATAAAAAAGGTAACCGGAGATACAGGGCAACTGAAATTCAATACGGCAATCGCCGAAATGATGGTCTTTGTCAATGAACTTCATAAAGCGGAATGCAGAAGCAGAGAAGCTGTAGAAAAACTTCTTTTACTGCTTTCCCCCTATGCACCCCACATTTGTGAAGAGCTCTGGGAAGCCATCGGTCATACATCGTCGATAACCACTGCCGCCTGGCCGGCTTTCGACCCAGCTCTTGCTGCTGATGACGAAGTCACCATCGCAGTACAGGTTAACGGAAAACTCAGGGGAACGGTAACCGCACCGGCAAAATCATCGAAAGAAGTTCTGCTTGAAAAAGCTCAAAACGATAAAACAGTTCAGAAGTTTCTCCAGGGAATGACCGTAGTCAAAGAAATTGTCGTTCCCGACAGGCTGATCAATTTCGTCGTCAAACCGAAATAAAGAAAAAAAAGAGCAACAGCCGGTAACTACAGCTACTGTTCAATAATTGCAAGCAGTCGGACCAATTCCCGGAGCAAATCGCTGAGATTTCTTCCATACTCGTCGGACTGCTTCAGTTTTTGGTGC harbors:
- the leuS gene encoding leucine--tRNA ligase — protein: MRYDFQTIEKKWQAYWDKHQTFRTENSDGKPKYYVLDMFPYPSGSGLHVGHLEGYTATDIIARFKRSQGHNVLHPMGWDAFGLPAEQFAIKTGTHPKVITEKNVASFKETLQRMGFSYDWSREINTTDPEYYTWTQWIFLQMLDRGLAYTTEVDVNWCEELKTVLANEEVDEKIADGYTVVRKPLRQWILKITAYAEQLLEDLDDVDWPENVKQMQRNWIGRSEGVEIDFELPCHKTTIRVYTTRPDTLFGATYVVISPEHPMAEKLATAQQLVEVKAYIEQAKLKTELERTGLQKEKTGVFTGSYAVNPANGQALPVWISDFVLTSYGTGAIMSVPAHDGRDWEFAKKFGLPIIEVIKSPHDVQEAVFEEKGSVCVNSSNDEISLDDLTFENAFDVMADWLEKKVKGKRTVNYKLRDWIFSRQRYWGEPIPVKHYEDGALRPETDLPLTLPDVQAYQPTTTGESPLANISEWLHGTDEHGTFRRETNTMPQWAGSCWYYLRFIDPRNTKALVDRKKEQYWMNVDLYVGGAEHAVLHLLYARFWHKVLYDLGVVSTKEPFQKLFNQGMILGEDNEKMSKSRGNVIPADHVLSAYGADAIRLYEMFLGPLEQVKPWNTHGIEGVSRFLARVWRLVFPEPESPVSITDTPLSQNLVRTMHKTIKKVTGDTGQLKFNTAIAEMMVFVNELHKAECRSREAVEKLLLLLSPYAPHICEELWEAIGHTSSITTAAWPAFDPALAADDEVTIAVQVNGKLRGTVTAPAKSSKEVLLEKAQNDKTVQKFLQGMTVVKEIVVPDRLINFVVKPK